The region CCCAACCCGGGATCGGGGGCCTTGACTTTCGGATTCGCTGGGGCCTCCACCCGACCCGGAAGCCTACGGCCGCGAGCGGCGCTTTACCGCGGGGGCCTTCTTCCGGTTCTGATCCGGGGCCGCCCGCAGGGTGAGGGTCACCTGCCGGAATTTCCCGCCGCCGAACAGGAGCAGCTCCACGCTGTCCCCCACGGCGCGCTGGTTGATGGTCTCCGCCAGCGCCTCCGGCGTGGACACCGGGGCTCCGTTCACGGCCACCACCGTGTCCGCCGTGTTCCTGTCCCGGCTGCCCTTGAGGCCGGCGGCCGCCGCCGGGCTGCGAGGGTGGACGGAGATCACGCGCACGCCGCGGGCCGCTCCCGCGTCGTCGGCCACGCCCTGGATCCCGAGCCAGGGTGCCGGTGGCACCGCGTTGGCGGGCACCGTGCGGAGGAACGCCTTGATGGCGGGGGTGGGCACGCCGAAGGGCACGCGGGTGCAGGGGGCGTTGGGCACCGGCGCGCAGGCGCGGGCGATGATGGCGACGACGTCACCCTTGTCGTCGATCACGGGGCTGCCAACGTCCGTGCTCTTCAGCCGGCTGGCGAGCTCGATGGCGTCGTGCAAGAGCTCGTTGTCCGCACCCATCAGCGTGCGCTGCCCTTTGACGATGGTGCGCGCGGGGGCCAGCTCCTTTTGGCCGACCAAGCTGAACACGCGCAGGTTGCTGCCGGCCTGGGTGGCGGATTCCCGCGCGGCGCGCAGGCCCTTCTTCCAGCGGCCGTTTTGCGGGACCAAGAGCGCGAGGTCCCACGCGCGGTCCGTGTGGCCGACCTTCACGCGGGTGACGCTGCCGTCCGCGAAGCGCGCGTCCAAGTTGTTGCCGTGACCCAGCGGGGACAGCGCCGTGAGGATGCGCCCGTCTCCCGAGAGCACGGTGCCCACGCCCAGCACCTTGCCCCGCCGCTCCAGCGTGACCACGCCCCTGCGCGCGCGATCCATCGTGGTTTCCGGGCTGTCTTCCTTGTCCGTGATGCCGGCCAAGCTGCCGTCCGCCACCTGGTCCGCTGCATCTGCCGCGGCCCGAGCCGTCTGGGCGGCTCCCCGCGCGGTATCCCCGGTGTTGGGCGGAGGCGCTGCCAGTGCCGCGCCCGGCACCAACAGAACGGCCAGCGCCAATAGTCGACGCGCGGTCACAGGTGAGGTGTAGCTGGCAATCCTCGCTGTTCCGACGGTTCCCCGAATTTTCATTGCGATCCCTCGTGCTCGGCTGAAGCGTCCAAGTGGGCTAGCACACCTGGTGCAAAACGCTTGCCGCTCTTCAGCTCCGCGGCTCGAGCGTGCGCACGCCCTCGGGCCCCGCGACGATCACTCGCTGCGCCCGCCCGACGAACAGCCCCGTCTCCACCACCCCGGGGATCACGCCGAGCTCCCGCTCCAGCGCCGCCGGGTCCGCGATGACGCCCATGTGGAGGTCGTAAATCAGGTTTCCAGCGTCGGTTTTCCAGGGCGCGCCTTCCCGCAGCCGGAGCTTCACCTCGCCCAGCCGGGCGAGCACGTCCCGCGTGGCAGCGTGACCGAACTCGAGCACCTCCACCGGAACCGCCCAGCGCTCCCCGAGCTGTTTGCT is a window of Polyangiaceae bacterium DNA encoding:
- a CDS encoding serine protease, with amino-acid sequence MTARRLLALAVLLVPGAALAAPPPNTGDTARGAAQTARAAADAADQVADGSLAGITDKEDSPETTMDRARRGVVTLERRGKVLGVGTVLSGDGRILTALSPLGHGNNLDARFADGSVTRVKVGHTDRAWDLALLVPQNGRWKKGLRAARESATQAGSNLRVFSLVGQKELAPARTIVKGQRTLMGADNELLHDAIELASRLKSTDVGSPVIDDKGDVVAIIARACAPVPNAPCTRVPFGVPTPAIKAFLRTVPANAVPPAPWLGIQGVADDAGAARGVRVISVHPRSPAAAAGLKGSRDRNTADTVVAVNGAPVSTPEALAETINQRAVGDSVELLLFGGGKFRQVTLTLRAAPDQNRKKAPAVKRRSRP